Within Sulfurihydrogenibium subterraneum DSM 15120, the genomic segment CCTTTTGTTGACAGGTTGATTACTTTTGATAAAAATAAAGACTATACTTTAGACTTGATAAAAACTCTCCGTAGAGAAAAGTTTGATATCGCTATCTCACCACACAGGTCTCACAGAGCTTCTTACATTTTATTTTTAACGGGCATTCCTAAAAGGATAGGTTTTGATAAAGCTGGTTTTTCTTTCCTTTACACAGATGTAGCACCTCACCGTTTTGACTCAACCCACGAGATAGACAGAAATCTAAAGATCCTTGAAAAACTACCTGACTATAAACCTAATTTAGTAGAAAGAAATCCAAAGTTATACCTTGACCCAGAAGAAGATAGTTTTTACAAATCTATAGACTTAAAAGATAAATCTTACATAGTAATAGCACCGGGTTCTAAATGGGAGACAAAAAGATGGACTGATAAGGGTTTTGCAGCTGTGATAGATACTTTAATAAAAAGAGGAGAAACAGTTGTTTTAATAGGTTCAGGTGAAGATTTAGATTTTGTAGAAAAGATTTTATCAAAAACAGAAGAAAAACCTATTAATTTAGTAGGAAAAACAAACTTAAGACAAACTTTTTCATTAATAAAGCATTCAAAACTCCTTATATCAAATGACTCGGCTCCTGTTCATATGGCAGTTAGCTTTGATGTCCCAGTTATTGATATATATGGACCAACTGTAAAAGATTTTGGTTTTTATCCTTATAAAAATGGTGTGGTTGTAGAGGTGGAAGGTCTTAAATGTAGACCTTGTGGACTTCACGGACACAAAGTCTGTCCTATAAAAACCCATGACTGTATGGAAAAGATAAAGCCTGAATTTGTACTTGAAAAAGTTGATAAAATATTAAGTTAAAAATTTTAAGAGGTGAGTTTATGGAGCTATCTAACAGAATTAAAAAGATTAAACCTTCTCAAACACTTGCAATTACAGCAAAAGCTAACGAGTTAAAAGCAAAAGGGGTGGATATTATAAGTTTTGGAGCTGGAGAGCCAGACTTTGACACGCCAGATTTTGTAAAAGAGGCAGCTATAAAAGCATTAAAAGAAGGAAAAACAAAGTATACAGCAGCAGCCGGAATACCACAGCTAAGAGAGGCAATAGCACAGAAGTTAAAAAATAGAAATAACATAGATTACTCTCCATCTGAGGTTATAGTAGTTCCTGGAGCAAAAATGGGATTGTATGAAATATTTGCAATTCTTTTAAACCCCGGAGATGAGGTAATAGTCCCAGCTCCTTACTGGGTTTCTTATACAGAACAGATAGCATTAAACGACGGAGAGTCTGTAATACCGCAACTATCAGAAGAAAACGGATTTATATTAACTGCTGATATAGTAGAGTCTTCAATAACTCCAAAAACAAAGGCACTTGTATTAAACAGCCCTTCAAACCCAACAGGAGCAGTAATACCAAAAAAAGAGTTAGAAAAAATAGCAGAAGTTTGTTTAAAACATAACATAATGATTATATCTGACGAATGTTATGAAGAGTTTTCTTACGGAGAGCCTCACGTAAGTATAGCTTCTTTATCAAGGGAAGTTAGAGAGATAACCTTTACAGTTGGAGCTTTCTCAAAATCCTACTCTATGACAGGTTGGAGACTTGGATGGGTTGCAGCTCCTGAAAAGTATATAAAAGCTATGACAAACATTCAAAGCCAGACTATCTCAAATCCTACAACCTTTGCCCAGTATGGGGCTCTTGAGGCTTTAAAGGACAACGGACAGTTTCCTGCAATGATGAGAAACGAGTTTGTAAAAAGAAGAGATTATATAGTTGAAGCTCTAAACAGTATAAAAGGAGTTAGATGTATAAAACCAGAAGGAGCTTTCTATGCATTTCCTAATGTATCTTATTATATAAAAGGGAATATAAAAAACGATGTAGACCTCTCAGCTTATCTACTGGAAGAAGGTAAAGTAGCGGTAGTTCCTGGTTCCGCTTTCGGTAAAGAAGGCTATATTAGACTATCTTATGCTACATCTATGGAAAACATAAAAGAAGGAGTAGAAAGAATAAAACAAGCTCTTGAAAAGTTAGGATAGTTAGACAATTTTTATAGTTAGTATCCATTAGAGGTGTTAGTATGCAGTTGCTTGAAGAAAGAGTCTCTCACATGGAAGAGATTATTATGAAAATTTTATACATGCAACAGGAAGCTCAGATAGAGCTTAAAGATTTACGCCATTTACATAAAAAGGCGGAAGAGAGACTTGAAAGATTTGAAGCAAAAGTTGAAAAGATGATTACGGAGATGAAGGAAGAGAATCAGAAGTTTAAAGTAATCGTTGAAAAAGCGATTGCTGAAATGAAAGAAGAAAATCAAAGATTCAAAGACAGCGTAGAAAAAATAGTCGCTGAAATGAAAGTTGACACAGAAAGGTTTAAAACAAACGTTGAAAAAACAATCGCTGAAATGAGGAAGGACTTTAACAAAAAATGGGGGGAGCTGTCTAACAGACTTGGGACTATCGTTGAAGACGTAATTTTCCCTGCAACTAAACCTGTTTTAGAAAAGTACTTTAAATGTGAGATAACAGATATACATATGAATAGGAAAAGAAAAAAAGATAATCTAAAAGATGAGTTTGACGTGATTGCGGTTAGCGACCCTTGTAAAACTGTGTATCTAATAGAAGTAAAAGCAACGCCAAAGATAGAGTACGTAAACGATTTTAAAGATAAAAAGGTGGAAAGATTTAAAACTCTTTTCCCAGAGTATAATAATTACAATCTTGTTTTAATCTTTGCTTCTTTGAGAATAGATGAAGATGTTGTTAACTATCTCACAAAAAACAAAATATATGCTATGGCATACAAAGAATGGGAGTATATGGATATATTAAATTTTGATAAACTAAACCAAGTAAGAGGTGAGTAAAATGAAAAAGTTTTTAATTGGACTTTATATAGTTGGTTTGCTTTTATTTGGATGTAATAAACAACCTTCTGAACCAAAGTTTACAGTAGACCCTAACCCTGTTATAAAACAGTCTATTGAAAGTAAAAAAAATCTTATTGTAATTTTTGAGTCTGAAACCTGCCAGTATTGTGATAAGTTAAACAAAGAAGTATTAAAAGATATGGAAGTTAAACAAAGCTTAGTAAAAAATGGTATAGAAATTGCAATAGTTGATGTTAATGGCAGTAGAAAAGTTTTAGACCCAGAAGGTAAAAAAGAAGTTGACGAAAAAACTTTAGCTGGAATTTACAGAGTTACAGGCTATCCTACTATAGCTGTATTTAATCCAGATAAAAATTATGAACTTATTGGAGTTATACCTGGCTACATACCAAAAGATTACTTTATAAAACTTAGCGACTATGTAGGGTCTAAATGTTATGAAAAAACAGAGTTTCAAAAATATATAGAAAATGGAGGAAAGTGTTGATTCCACAGGTTTACATAGGAGAAAACTGGTTTTCTTTAGATGAAGTTTTTAATTCTTATAAAAATCCTCTTTGTGGTGGAGTAGACATCTTTATAGGAGTTGCAAGGTCAGCGCCAGAAGACGGAGAGGTTGAAGAATTACATTATGAAGCTTACGTATCAATGGCTGAAAAAGTTATAAATGAAATTATTCAAGAAGCAAAAGAAAAGTTTAATATACATCACTGTGTTGTACATCATAGGACTGGAGTTGTACCTGTAGGAGTTCCTTCTTTTTTAGTGGTAGTGTGGGCAGGACACA encodes:
- a CDS encoding thioredoxin family protein, giving the protein MKKFLIGLYIVGLLLFGCNKQPSEPKFTVDPNPVIKQSIESKKNLIVIFESETCQYCDKLNKEVLKDMEVKQSLVKNGIEIAIVDVNGSRKVLDPEGKKEVDEKTLAGIYRVTGYPTIAVFNPDKNYELIGVIPGYIPKDYFIKLSDYVGSKCYEKTEFQKYIENGGKC
- a CDS encoding pyridoxal phosphate-dependent aminotransferase; the encoded protein is MELSNRIKKIKPSQTLAITAKANELKAKGVDIISFGAGEPDFDTPDFVKEAAIKALKEGKTKYTAAAGIPQLREAIAQKLKNRNNIDYSPSEVIVVPGAKMGLYEIFAILLNPGDEVIVPAPYWVSYTEQIALNDGESVIPQLSEENGFILTADIVESSITPKTKALVLNSPSNPTGAVIPKKELEKIAEVCLKHNIMIISDECYEEFSYGEPHVSIASLSREVREITFTVGAFSKSYSMTGWRLGWVAAPEKYIKAMTNIQSQTISNPTTFAQYGALEALKDNGQFPAMMRNEFVKRRDYIVEALNSIKGVRCIKPEGAFYAFPNVSYYIKGNIKNDVDLSAYLLEEGKVAVVPGSAFGKEGYIRLSYATSMENIKEGVERIKQALEKLG
- the waaF gene encoding lipopolysaccharide heptosyltransferase II, with the protein product MKILLYQTAFLGDLILTTPLIESIKKIYPQSNLTVISKPFGKEVLKNNPFVDRLITFDKNKDYTLDLIKTLRREKFDIAISPHRSHRASYILFLTGIPKRIGFDKAGFSFLYTDVAPHRFDSTHEIDRNLKILEKLPDYKPNLVERNPKLYLDPEEDSFYKSIDLKDKSYIVIAPGSKWETKRWTDKGFAAVIDTLIKRGETVVLIGSGEDLDFVEKILSKTEEKPINLVGKTNLRQTFSLIKHSKLLISNDSAPVHMAVSFDVPVIDIYGPTVKDFGFYPYKNGVVVEVEGLKCRPCGLHGHKVCPIKTHDCMEKIKPEFVLEKVDKILS
- a CDS encoding molybdenum cofactor biosynthesis protein MoaE, translated to MIPQVYIGENWFSLDEVFNSYKNPLCGGVDIFIGVARSAPEDGEVEELHYEAYVSMAEKVINEIIQEAKEKFNIHHCVVHHRTGVVPVGVPSFLVVVWAGHRQEAFAGCRYVVDNVKARAPIWKKEVFKSGKTQWKES